A window of Campylobacter ureolyticus contains these coding sequences:
- a CDS encoding SPFH domain-containing protein — MVLNIFLGIIAVIIAFCIVIPLFFRRVVETNEVHIVQSSNKTVSYGKDTGNGNTYYEFPSWVPIFGITKIVLPVSVFAIKIDDYEAYDLGRLPFVVDITAFFRIEDSNLAAQRVESFEDLQIQLTNIIQGSIRSILSSRALEDILQIRSELGDDFTKAVKIQLQSWGIEPVKNIELMDIRDSSGSKVIFNIMEKKKSEIEKESRIEVANNLKLAQIAEIEAVQVTEVKQQDANKIVGLKTVENEREVAISKELANQLIKDQEKITKEKEMEVVRVKDVKEAEIKKQVEIVRAEQDQRKIEIDAEARKNAKIKDAEAIKENQILVAQGDKEKQFLAAAALLEMKDKEAQGTLKIGSAEAEALRLKELAPVNAQIELAREIGENEGYQTYLISIKQIEANRDIGLEQAKALSNADLKIIANEGNIASGVNKIGDVLSSKGGTNLASMLEGLNQSEIGKKIIDKFTGKKEE; from the coding sequence ATTGCGGTTATTATTGCATTTTGTATTGTAATTCCACTGTTTTTTAGACGAGTTGTTGAGACAAATGAAGTTCACATAGTTCAAAGTTCAAATAAAACAGTAAGCTATGGAAAAGATACAGGAAATGGAAATACTTATTATGAGTTTCCTAGTTGGGTGCCGATTTTTGGTATAACAAAGATAGTTTTACCGGTTTCTGTTTTTGCTATAAAAATAGATGATTATGAAGCTTATGATTTAGGAAGACTTCCTTTTGTTGTGGATATCACAGCTTTTTTTAGGATAGAAGATTCAAATTTGGCAGCTCAAAGAGTGGAAAGTTTCGAAGATTTACAAATCCAACTTACAAATATTATTCAAGGCTCAATTAGAAGTATTTTATCAAGTAGAGCACTAGAAGATATTTTGCAAATTAGATCTGAGCTCGGGGATGATTTTACAAAAGCAGTTAAAATTCAGCTTCAAAGCTGGGGAATAGAACCTGTTAAAAATATAGAATTAATGGATATTAGAGATAGTAGTGGAAGTAAAGTTATATTTAACATAATGGAGAAGAAAAAATCCGAAATTGAAAAAGAAAGTAGAATAGAGGTTGCAAACAACTTAAAGTTAGCTCAAATAGCAGAAATTGAAGCTGTTCAAGTAACAGAGGTAAAACAACAAGATGCAAATAAAATAGTTGGATTAAAAACCGTTGAAAACGAAAGAGAGGTAGCTATTTCAAAAGAACTTGCAAATCAGCTTATAAAAGATCAAGAAAAAATCACAAAAGAAAAAGAGATGGAAGTAGTTAGAGTAAAAGATGTAAAAGAAGCTGAGATTAAAAAACAAGTTGAAATAGTTAGGGCCGAGCAAGATCAAAGAAAAATTGAAATCGATGCCGAAGCTAGAAAAAATGCTAAAATCAAAGATGCAGAAGCTATAAAAGAAAATCAAATTTTAGTTGCTCAAGGTGATAAAGAAAAGCAATTTCTAGCAGCGGCAGCTCTTTTGGAGATGAAAGATAAGGAAGCCCAAGGAACTCTTAAAATAGGCTCAGCCGAAGCTGAGGCTTTAAGGCTTAAAGAGTTAGCTCCTGTAAATGCTCAAATAGAGCTTGCAAGAGAAATTGGAGAAAATGAGGGATATCAAACTTATTTAATCTCTATAAAACAAATTGAAGCTAATAGGGATATCGGGCTTGAGCAAGCAAAAGCATTAAGCAATGCAGATCTTAAAATTATTGCAAATGAAGGAAATATTGCAAGTGGAGTAAATAAAATAGGAGATGTTTTAAGTTCAAAAGGTGGCACAAATTTAGCTTCAATGCTTGAGGGTTTAAATCAAAGTGAAATAGGAAAAAAAATAATAGATAAATTTACAGGCAAAAAAGAAGAGTAA